GGTCCAGAATTTTGATCTCTTACTCGAGCATACCAGTTCTGTCTGTCAGACTGATCTGGTAAACACAAAAGCTTTTGATGTATGTATTAGGTGAAAGTTTCACCGTGAAATGCTCTCCATGCTTGGCTGAcatactcgagctcgatcgGCATTTGATGTTGAACTTGAGTTCGACTCGATCGGGTGCTCTATTGACAGAGTTCGACTTGTTAGAGTTCAAAAAAATTTGgaatataataatataataattaaatatttaattatagTAACAAATAAACCTAAAATAGTAATTAATTATTGTAACAGATAAACCTAAAATTATAATTTGGATAgcaatgaaaatataacaaataaatatttaaCATAAAACTTGAGTGGAGTGCTCTATTCACAAAGCTGGAACTTGATTTGTTAGAgcttaaaaaattttgataataataatataataattaaatatttaattgaatACTCAATAGAATTCGTCCAGCCTTCAAGTCTTCGTTAATAGTACCCGAATTTGATTCGAAAACTTAATTAGGTAACTTGAACTCGATTCAAACTCGATCGATATTGTTCGAATTCAATAGAGCAATTAATCGAACTCGAGTGAAGCTGCTCAATTAAATCTTACCCTTATCCCCAGTGGACGAGGGCCTCACAATTTGAGGCAATATCCAATTCGGACAAATCCGGTCAAGATCGAATTGAGATAATGAGACAGCCACGATTTACTATTTAGTGGGTCGACACCGCAGTATCAATTCGCATGGGGAgggaaaaatcaaaattgaggGCTAGTGAAAAGAAGACCGCGTTTGTAGAACTCATTGTCCTCTCTTTAGAGATGGAGGGGGAAAAAATCAACGATAAAGACTGCTCAGATTCTTCCAACGAAATCCAAACATAGGGAGATAAAGTCTCAGACTCTTCAACTTTTTGGGAGTGAAAATTTGCAGTCCTAACAAATTCGAGATTTATTGAGGCTTTGCTTGTTGGTTCATAATTtaacagaaaatttttttttttctcatatcATCAAAGTATCAAGTATGTTCTTGGGTTTAGCAGCTGTAGATATATTTGATTTTTCAACAATTGCAAAAGAATTGCCAGTGGTTGAACTGTTATGAGTTCGCCCAGTGAAAACTTTTTGATCGTGATGTGAATTGCTTTTAGATACAAAACTTTGGAAGAAACTTGTTCATTGCTTTATTCCATTTTGGTTAGCTTATAAGTAGTTGTTGGGCATTCACACTACTGGTTATCATTTATGCACGCAACTGCTCTGCCCGCCAACATTTCACGATAGAGAAATAATCTGCAGTTCTGTAAGAAACACTGAAATTGATATCTGAAACCGGAATTTCAATTTGCTAAATGCAGTTAAGAGTTTTACTAGATATATTCTCGAGTATGAAAACCAGCTTAAAGCAAAACGAAATCAATTTTTCTAAACATCTCAAACAAAAATCTAGCAGATTACTTTaaagccaaccaaaatctgCATGATTAGAATTTCAGTTTGCTTTAAGAGGTTAGGATTACAGTAGGTGTAATCCAGAGGACCAACTTGAACAAATTGAATTCACCTTTCCAAAGATCTCAGCAATAATTGATAGTTGAGTGTCCAGATTGAACATCCATTAGTTTGAAGTTGAATTAAGAAACACATCATCTCACAAATGAATCGAGAGAAGAATAAGTTACTGAAATTTGACTATCTTACATGTTCGGGGAGTAATACAACAGGATGCACAATCATACTCTTATCATCTCGAATATGAACTACTAATAAGCACCTTGATGTCCCCAGTTGCTTCCCTGATTCTTTTTGCAGACTCTTCTGCAGATTGTCTGCACCAGTGCACTTCAATCAATTCCAGTGTGCCTATGTCTGCAAAATCATTCGGGATTTCCTCGAGGTCTTTGCAATTTTGCAAGACAAGCCGTTCAAGTTTGGGAAGGTGATCACAAGTAGCATTCCATCGACAAATGTTCAGATCGTCTAACTTCAAGAATTTAAGTTCCTTGAACTGTTCTTCCTCCATTTCCCATATCAGCCCCTCAAAGGCACCAAGACGTAACTTGAGGACTTCCAGGTTGGGTAGTCTCCCAATTGTTGAGATGTGGCTCCATGGTAGGTGAAAGTTTGAAAGAGTCAATTCCCTCAGATTTGGTGGGAGAACGAATTCACTTGTGATGGCTCTCCCAAAGTAAAATACATTGAGCGACACCAAATGAGCAAGAGAATCCAGTTTTGGAAACTGTCCACAATTCTTGGAAGAATCCCGTGGGTGAAAGAATATGCATTTCAGTTTACGAAGATTTGGCAACCTCTTCACTATGTTCTCTGTATCTTCAGCACAAGAAAGAGAGAGACGGGAAAAGCTAACCAAATTTCCCAACTCACAGCAGCCGCCAAACTCTTTATCACCCAACTTGAAAACAACATGCATGTTCACATGGAGATGCCTCAACCTTGCCATGCTCCACATATTGTCTGGTAAGACAACCTGGCCACGTAACCCCTTCACAacaaaagtttccaattttcgGAGATTGGCTATGGATTGTGGAATAGAACGCATATACCCACTAACCGCCAAATACCTCAAATGAACCAATAGTCCTATTTTAACAGGAAAGGTAATACCAATGTTGATCATTTCAAAATCCAACGTGCGCAGAAGTTTGAAGTTGCGACAAATGAATGAGATGTCGTAAGGACATCTAGGCTCTGAATCAGTTGAGGGAAAGAATATTATAGAACGGGTGCCCAGCCCGGAAGGTACTCATTCAAAAAAATGAACTCGCTTCAAAAATATGCACAACCGATAGGATTCATATGTTACGCGATCAGAATAATGGCCAAAATCGAATTCAAAACCAAAATCTGAGCTGGGAAAAGAAGCATATGGCTCATCAGACCTGGTTATTAACTTGAAAAAGTTCTCTTCTTTGGCTTTTAAATGACAAAAATCACGTAACAGATCATGCAAGCGGCAAGTTTTCACCTCTccattggatttttttttggagatttCCACCAGGCTTCTGCTAATCAACTCCATCAAGTAACCTTCAGCAATACATTCCAAGCTCTTCAACTCAGAGTCATGGATGAATCCTTCAGCAAGCCAAAGCCGTATCAACTTGCTAATTGGAATATCCTTGTCTTCAAGGAAAACTCCCAAATAAAGAAAGCACGGTTTTAGATATCTTGGTAAGTGTTTGTAACTCAATTCTAAGATTTCCATGCACCGAGCTTTTGGATCTTCCATAACTTCAGCAATCAAGCTTTTTGCAATTTTGCCCCACGATTCTGAGCTCTTTTCTATCCTTTGGAGGAGACCAGATATTGCAACAACAGCAAGAGGCAATCCTTTACACTTTTTGGCAATTTCCTTACCAACTAGCGACAATTCTTCAGGACAGCCTTCACCATGGAATACTTTCCCTACTAACAAGTTCCAACTTTCATCTTCAGAAAGTAAGCGTAGAGAATGAGGATCACTATCTGGTTCAATTTGTAAGGCCACATCACGAAGGCGACTCGTAATCAAAATTCTGGTTCCATTAGCGTCCTCTGGGAGTGAATTTCTTAACTCATTCCAAACTCCAGCATCCCACACGTCATCCATAACAATGAGAAACCTGTTTCTTAGTAAGCACTGATGCAATTTTAATTGGAGATCTTCGTTAGTCATTAGACGAATTTCATCCGTAAGCCCGAGAATGCCACGTAAAATCTCCAGCAACAGTTCTCTTTTCTCATATACTTGTGAAACAGTACACCATGCACGACAATGAAAGTGATCCATAACATATGGATGGTTAAACACTTTCCAAGCCAGAGTTGTCTTGCCAATACCAGGCATTCCAATAATGGAAACAATGCCACGCCGTAGGGATCCTTTGATGAGTTGATCAATCACATATTGTTCTTCATCTATGAGGTCGACCACCATTTCATTGATTGCTGCCCGTGATATCATGTTGGGTGGAACCTGGATGATGTGTTTGCTACTTAGGACTCTGGCATCTGAGGTTGTCAACTGAATACTAGAGGCTTGCTTATTAACAATCCTTAACTCCTCTAGCAGATCATAAACCAAAAAGATGTGCTGCCATTGAGCATCACTCTCAATTGAGTCAATAACATACTCAATTTTATAAGCTATATTGGCAGCACGAACACCAAGGACCTTCACTTCTGGATTGCCATCAATATCCGACTCCGAAACTTTCATGAGAAAGGAACCCAATGAGTCGAAATGTACATGAATCTCTTTTATGTAATTCCTGACTTGTTCAATTGATGCAGGATCATATTTCAGCAGCTCCTTTAGGTTTCTGACGAGGAAATCCATGAACCCTGGCATGCAAGTCTTGGGAATATCAGAAAATGGAAATTGGGGACTTAGCTCTCTAAGCTCAGTCCTGATATGATTCTGCTTGTCTAGCAGCTGTGAAGATGGCGTGATCATATTGATGATGGGTCCTGTCATCCCTGCATCAAAAGTTTCAGTTTGTGGGAAGATCACGTCCATGTCCTGTGTCTCCTTCTTTAGCTGGTTGCAGAGAAGTGTGAAAAGATTAAGCCGCGCGAGTAGTGCAATTTGATCTTTTCGATAAGCCATGGAATTTGCTGCCCTACTATTCTCAAGTGATAACTTCTTAAATAATGCTTCTGCTTTGAAAGCAACAATGTTAAGAAGCAATAGGAGAATTGAGTTCCTCACCGTGGGTTCTGTTATCTTCTTGGCCTCAAATAACTGATGGAGAGATGCTACCTTGTGGTCCATTTGTTGAATGAGAGCCGCAGTCTTATTCCCATATTCTGCCTCATATTCTGCCTTTCCATGCGGATGTTTTTCCAAACATTTTATCAATTCTTTTGTCATCCAATAAACATCATCTTTAGCACGATTGAGTAGATCTTTAATTTGGAAAGTGATCCCTTGAATGTTACGGTGAAGCATCCCCTTGAGGAAAAGCTCCGTCTGGAGAAGACCAACATTTATTCGCAGCTCGGAAAGTCTAGGCTCAACATTTTGCCGCCTCAGTTTGAGAGATCCCGTCTCCATGAGCACCGTATGAAATTCTGCAAAGAAAATTGGCATCGTCTGATCGTCCTCCTTCTCCTCCAGTTTGGTGAAGACTAAAAGCTTTAACAGCTCATGGATCACTAGATAATAGTTGCCTCCAAGATCTCCGACCCTCACTCTAGGGGCAACGTAATTGCAATAACGAAAGCAAAAATCGGGCTTAACTCCAATTTTATGGAGAGATACAAGGAAATGGAGATGGAACTCCATGAATCTGGGATTAGTAGGATCGATCTCATGTTGCAAATCCACTAGAGGTTTCATTAGCTTAATCCTTTCTTCCTCTTTGATTCGGTCGTTCGTTTTTCTGCAGTAAATCTGGTACTTAAAAGCGTGGATTGCAATGCGTACCACCACAGATGCAACACGAGTCACGAAATCATTGATAATATTTACATCATCACCACTTGctcctgctgctgctgctgctgggaAGTCGAGATCCCTGAATACATCTTCCATGTAATTCCGGATCAAGCGTAGCTCTGCCACCAGGGCATCGACTGGCTCGCCCCACCGCATACTCGCCACAATCCCGGCTAGAGTGGCTAAAAATTTTAACCAAAAAGAAACATCAGATGGTGATTGCAGTTGGCACGACGACCTCCCGGATAAAACCAAAAGGTGTTCAACTGCTTCTCCGATCTCTTCGATCACATTGCAGGCTTTCTTgtaataatcttggagaatttcGTCGTCCACCAGGGAGTGGGACAGCTTCATCTTGTTGTTGTCGTTGTTGTCTGTAAGTATCAGTTCCCGGTCAATCTCCTGGGCTGCAGCTTCGATCTTGAATCCCATATTAAGCAGCACCCGCTCTGCATGTTCATCTCTCATCAGCTTGTGAGTTGCTTCCCAAATTAACCTCAAAAGCTTCCAATCCGAGATGCTTTCACGTACGAATGCACCACCAATCGGTAACTTATGCAAGAAAAAATCTATGACATCCCAGCCGGGAATACCCATCTCCAGCTCCAGAATTTTGATctctgacaggtgccgaacctgtgcaataataataaataaatcctaactaccacctgaaacagtcagtaatcaattcgagtactggagcagggactctaggtgtgcaatgggttacttgattcaccctgttcccgaagagtttgcttaatccgatatagctgaattaattatttaactggattccctaactagtagacagtgataagcagggtcgtctcctcagggactggagagatatttgtttcttttcaaatcaagattaaTGGGGGGGTTTTGGTATCAAAGGCCaactaaacaaaataaatgtaGAAAGTAATTGATTAAAAACAATAATTGGAGaagctctagccaagggtacactttaGGAATGGTTCacgcaactgatcatcgattcacagataattccaacttttattaatagattggttatagctgtctcgcacgcgctaaacaaccaacccttccttaatttctcgatagccaaggtacgaccgttagctatttctctaacccaaaaataaccctaggtacgaccgtaggatttaatttctagattgcagtaataattagaaaggcccaatcctaaccaataaacacgctacgagggtttatttaagctagatcgtatgctcccctgacataaacccaattatgccagttgctacAAAGACAGAGATagcgaacaattacggattcagttacctctatttagcaaaatagcctatatgaataattaaatattgcgcatctaTTCAATCACTCACATGAGCTATAGCggttaaaagcaggaaacatatgaataccaataaatgcaGGAAATAATTAAAAGcggtttagatctcacagtagtGGTGAACCCAttcgtcagttgtccccttgactagatggaggatttagccacgccgcataattaaatcaccacacgaatTAATAGATTGCAAAAGCATTGCGTTTCCTATTAAGAAGCAGGGAATAAAAGgtgtttttcccgttggggaatattgtcgaacacctggcgtgtgtcagaggccagtcgggagaaaagagaaaagagactAAAAACTAGGctaaaaactaaactaaaaactagcgatccttttttttcttgtacGTTCCCTCCTTAAGAGACAAAAGAAAGATAGACTAAagctatctaggtggtccccacacatgtggacaaaacCTCCTCAAGTACTTCCTCTTCCAAGTCTACTTCCGTAGCTCTCTTTGGAGAGCCCACATGACTTATGGCTTTGCGGTCCCCACCAATCCAAAGGCCCAAGGATTGAAgtccttagaagtctccatattcTTCATAAAGTCCCTCTTTTTTTGGTAGTTTGCTGCTTCctcctgaaattaagtccatataccaaatatgagtagatatcagcaattaacacaatatttatcagggataaaaggggaaattaataataaaatgacTAACAAattacaccctatcaattccccccacacctgaatcatgctt
This region of Coffea arabica cultivar ET-39 chromosome 3c, Coffea Arabica ET-39 HiFi, whole genome shotgun sequence genomic DNA includes:
- the LOC113735495 gene encoding putative late blight resistance protein homolog R1A-4, coding for MGIPGWDVIDFFLHKLPIGGAFVRESISDWKLLRLIWEATHKLMRDEHAERVLLNMGFKIEAAAQEIDRELILTDNNDNNKMKLSHSLVDDEILQDYYKKACNVIEEIGEAVEHLLVLSGRSSCQLQSPSDVSFWLKFLATLAGIVASMRWGEPVDALVAELRLIRNYMEDVFRDLDFPAAAAAGASGDDVNIINDFVTRVASVVVRIAIHAFKYQIYCRKTNDRIKEEERIKLMKPLVDLQHEIDPTNPRFMEFHLHFLVSLHKIGVKPDFCFRYCNYVAPRVRVGDLGGNYYLVIHELLKLLVFTKLEEKEDDQTMPIFFAEFHTVLMETGSLKLRRQNVEPRLSELRINVGLLQTELFLKGMLHRNIQGITFQIKDLLNRAKDDVYWMTKELIKCLEKHPHGKAEYEAEYGNKTAALIQQMDHKVASLHQLFEAKKITEPTVRNSILLLLLNIVAFKAEALFKKLSLENSRAANSMAYRKDQIALLARLNLFTLLCNQLKKETQDMDVIFPQTETFDAGMTGPIINMITPSSQLLDKQNHIRTELRELSPQFPFSDIPKTCMPGFMDFLVRNLKELLKYDPASIEQVRNYIKEIHVHFDSLGSFLMKVSESDIDGNPEVKVLGVRAANIAYKIEYVIDSIESDAQWQHIFLVYDLLEELRIVNKQASSIQLTTSDARVLSSKHIIQVPPNMISRAAINEMVVDLIDEEQYVIDQLIKGSLRRGIVSIIGMPGIGKTTLAWKVFNHPYVMDHFHCRAWCTVSQVYEKRELLLEILRGILGLTDEIRLMTNEDLQLKLHQCLLRNRFLIVMDDVWDAGVWNELRNSLPEDANGTRILITSRLRDVALQIEPDSDPHSLRLLSEDESWNLLVGKVFHGEGCPEELSLVGKEIAKKCKGLPLAVVAISGLLQRIEKSSESWGKIAKSLIAEVMEDPKARCMEILELSYKHLPRYLKPCFLYLGVFLEDKDIPISKLIRLWLAEGFIHDSELKSLECIAEGYLMELISRSLVEISKKKSNGEVKTCRLHDLLRDFCHLKAKEENFFKLITRSDEPYASFPSSDFVPSGLGTRSIIFFPSTDSEPRCPYDISFICRNFKLLRTLDFEMINIGITFPVKIGLLVHLRYLAVSGYMRSIPQSIANLRKLETFVVKGLRGQVVLPDNMWSMARLRHLHVNMHVVFKLGDKEFGGCCELGNLVSFSRLSLSCAEDTENIVKRLPNLRKLKCIFFHPRDSSKNCGQFPKLDSLAHLVSLNVFYFGRAITSEFVLPPNLRELTLSNFHLPWSHISTIGRLPNLEVLKLRLGAFEGLIWEMEEEQFKELKFLKLDDLNICRWNATCDHLPKLERLVLQNCKDLEEIPNDFADIGTLELIEVHWCRQSAEESAKRIREATGDIKVLISSSYSR